The genomic interval aaaagaataaacaaTTGAACTGTATTATCTATGGATCACTGTAAAAATAGGGAAATTATCATGATGTTGTATATCTTGTCTTCATGCTAATCATTGTATTCTACTATGTATCTTGTAATGAAAATTTTTTGTATACATCTTCACTATCAATGCATTATTCAGTGACTTGAGCTTGCATGCGTTTGAGGTAGAGAATAATGTTCgaaccacctccaccttgtAACAGAACAACAAAAATGATATCATCCTCCGGTTAGAGCGAGCGGGTATGAGTATTTATAGGTACGAACAGAATTGATTAATGGATAGCAACGATTCGAGACCAACTTTAATAACTCATCTCATCTCcatacaataataatattatTTGATATCAACGATCTGACGGAAAGGATTATATAATAAACAGAAGatcaataaataaaatgttaatttcaccttcaaaaatacattcaactttaacatcattattatccacaacaacaaccagtagtaataataatgatcaagaaggTCCACATACAGCATTATTAATTTATCCAAATGGTCAATTAgtttcttcagctactttACCTCCAactgatgatgaggatgatggcGATGAGGATGTCTCaaaagatgacgatgaagaagatgaagaagatgatgaagaagaagaaccatatttagaaaaacaagaaaggattagattattattaggtttagctaGTCAatggaatgaaaatgaaagtgGTAAAATGGAATGCGAGGTAGGTTATTTTTATTCATAAATCTTGATGTTTCGTTGATAATtttaaatatcaatatataattttatcaattcaatttgaGTATAGTTGGGTAAATTACATTTTACATATTTACCATTAAATCCAATTTCACAAGCTTCAATaataggtaaagaatctTTACCTACAATTAAACCACAATCTGTAGATGGATTTATTTTGGTTTTAAATAGTAATAAAAGAGTAAATTGGAGAGTTTTAATACAAAAAGTGAGTCATAATTTCATTTGACCTTTGTGTGATTTTGGGTTTGGATTTCTTTTTAAGGTAAAGGTGACAAGAAAGTTAAACTGACTTGTCTACGTATCATCATCGAATGAAAATAGTCTGAAGAATTCAAAAGTAATTGGAAATCACAATAAGATAGCACTCAACATACTGCTCGTTGTCATCATTGTTGTCGAAGAAGTACCGAGTTGGGCCAGTTTATCGCTTGAATgacaagatgaatatcatAGAAAAACATATTGTAACATCGGGGATGATCATATGGGTGTATACATCATAAAGTAACTTTCATTTGTATCACTTAGTATACCATGCATAGTTGTATAATTCTATTACAATCCCGATGATACATCTTCAATCCATTAAATTCTAATATACAACTTCCTATCGCATATGTTAATACTATATTTGTCCTACAGCACAACCATCACCTCTTAAATCACTTCCAGCTGCCCAAACTCTTCTCCCATATGGATCTATAACTCTTTGTATAATTtgacctttacctaaagttgaTCTATTATAACCTGTTGCTAATTCACATTTATGTCCTAACTTTTTTAACTCTTCAATCGTTTCAAGtgatataccttcttcaaaccAAATTTCACTATTACCTATATTATCACCTACAATATTTTGTTTAACAGAATCAGGTAAACCAGCTGAAATACAAAATCTAGGTGAATCTAATGACGATTGAACACTAAATCCACGTAATTTATTTAGTAACACTTGTACATGTCCTTGAGGTTGCATAAATCTGTTTGTGGTTGATTAAACAAAATCACAATGAgcaatatatatcagctaagGATACCACAATCATCTATCGCTTCGATTCCTCTTTCCCTCCTTCATTTGAACTATGGATCCATACtgaaaattgaaaatatgtCTGATTTACTCACCCTCCCATTACACCGAAAGACATaagtaattcatcattctGGGTAACCATAGCAGGTATAATAGTATGATAAGGCCTTTTACCTCCAGCTACGTTATTCGGATGACCTTTTTGTAATGTGAAACCTGATCCACGATTCTGCAACGTGAATCCTGTACCTTTTGGTATAGCTCCGGTGCCGAATCCTATTAGTACAAGTACCTATATTAGCTTTTAATACGGCCAGTGGTGATTAAGAAAAGGATGAGCAAAAACTCGCCAGCATAATTGGAAGCTATGAAAGAACAACtatttccttctttatccGCCGTCGCCAAATATACTGTATCACTCGAATTGATAGGGTCACCATGGGCGACTTTGGTCGATGATTCCAGATTAATCAATGCGGCTCGTTTGTTGAGGTATTCCTGAATGAGATCAGGTTTAGCTACTCTGTTTGGGTAGGGAATCACACCTTTTGAAACTGCTCACCTTACTGAGAAGTTCTTCTACAGGTACTCGAACAACATCAGGATCGGTGACATAGTATCGAGCTATAAtcgaaagatgattgattagCTAGAATTTAGTAGCTGGATATGTTACCTAGCGATAAGAGCTTTGAGTGCATCAGAAGAGCGAGACTCACTGTCTATGCGGATAATTGATACGAGAGGGTCAACAATGTCAGCTTTAGACTCTTCGTTTACTCTCATCAGTCAAACATCTGGCTTACCAGCAAACGCAAGTCTCAAAGCCTCGATCGAAATATGTAGATATAACGTCGAAATATGAGGTAGTTCCAAAACATCGATACCATGTTGCGTTTCTACCGCTTCTATAATACCTAAAGCTAC from Kwoniella dendrophila CBS 6074 chromosome 9, complete sequence carries:
- a CDS encoding gamma-glutamyltransferase, whose product is MAPLDFSKLHPSHEPQFAHFPSRRSTIFSTKGAVATSQPLAAQAGLEILNKGGNAADAAVATAAALNVTEPSCTGIGGDVFCLFYDAKSKTVKGINGSGKSPKALTLEYLRSQGITGDSIPLTNLNSVTVPCAAAGWIKTVSEFGSGNLTMREILDPAIRLAREGVPEHELNSNAWQKSEQLIKNASPNWKEMMMPDGNPPLPSHVMVHSQLADTLEAMAEHGREGFYKGRIAQAIVDLIQAGGGVMTLEDLAECDAEVIQPIKYDFKVGDAGDQGVSLWECPPNGQGLTALVALGIIEAVETQHGIDVLELPHISTLYLHISIEALRLAFAARYYVTDPDVVRVPVEELLSKEYLNKRAALINLESSTKVAHGDPINSSDTVYLATADKEGNSCSFIASNYAGFGTGAIPKGTGFTLQNRGSGFTLQKGHPNNVAGGKRPYHTIIPAMVTQNDELLMSFGVMGGFMQPQGHVQVLLNKLRGFSVQSSLDSPRFCISAGLPDSVKQNIVGDNIGNSEIWFEEGISLETIEELKKLGHKCELATGYNRSTLGKGQIIQRVIDPYGRRVWAAGSDLRGDGCAVGQI